The Sphaerochaeta globosa str. Buddy region CGGGGTGGTGACTACGGTATGCTCAGTACTGAGCTGCATCGCGTCATGTGGTGTATATCGTATCATAGGCTTATATCCTCAATTAGGGGCATCTTCGTCCCCTCAAGGATAATATCGCCATAAACGCTTATAGTTTCAAGTAGTAGCAATGAATGTTGCTCTCTTCCCCTACCAAGGTGACGATTTCGCTTTTGCCGTCACGGCTTTGTGAGTAAACTACCTTGATCGGCAATACATTTCCATCATAGGTGAAATCAAAGCCGTCATCCTCCTGGAATACCAACCTGCCATACATGACCGGCATATCGATGGCAAGCAATTCCATCTCAAGCTCGGATGCCTGTGCTTTGACAGTACCGAAAGAAATTTCCTGTAAGCTTATTCCATAAAATTCCGGCAGTGCAGTGTCGCCTTCGGTGTCATCGAGCTGCCATCGGTTTCCCGCAAGCCTGGAGACTACATCGATTGCCTCTTCAACCGTAGGTTCTTCTGCGATGGGTTGGTAGCTGCAACCATAGCAGCCAAAGGTGAAAATGAAGAGCAACACCAAAGCGAAACAGACAAGAATCGCAATCTTGGGTTTTGAGAGCTTCTCATTCTGTTTCTTTTCATTCTGATTTTCTTCCATTGAGTCCTCCTAATCGAACTACGCTCTAGTATTTCTGCTCAAGTAGGCTTTCTCTAGTTGCAATCCAAATCAAATGTTGGCAGTTGCCCCACGTAGCATGCTCATGGTAGGGTAGTGCTATCGGGAGATGCATGCCATGTATGAATTCGACGTCTCAACACTGCTGTTTGCCTTTGGGTTGACGGTGTTTGCAGGCCTTGGTACCGGCGTAGGTTCTTTGATGAGTTTCTTCTCCAAAAAATTCAACCCAAAGTTCTTGGCCGCCGCTCTAGGTTTCTCTGCAGGCGTCATGATCTATGTCGCCATGATCGAGATTTTTGTGAAAGCACGGCAGTCGCTCGAAGGCGCCCTTGGTGCCAAAATGGGCTATGCTTTGACCACAATCGCCTTCTTTGCAGGCATTGCCATTATTGCCATCATCGACAAAATCATTCCCGATTACGAAAACCCACACGAAATACAAGACCACGGTTCTGCAACAAAGCCTTTTGTCGACGCCAATGACTCCAAGCTCATGCGCATGGGCTTCTTCAGTGCTCTTGCCATCGCCATCCACAACTTTCCCGAAGGCCTGGCTACCTTCATGGCAGCGGTCAGTGAACCCAGTCTGGGTATCAGCATCGCCGTAGCCATCGCCATCCATAACATTCCCGAAGGAGTGGCAGTGTCGGCACCCATCTACTACGCCACCAAAAGCCGCAAGAAAGCCTTCTGGTTCAGCTTGCTCTCCGGTCTTGCCGAACCGGTAGGAGCCTTTATCGGTTTCTTCCTGCTCAGGCGTTGGTTCAACGACATCACCTTCGGGTTTGTCTTTGCCGCAGTCGCCGGCATTATGGTCTACATCTCCCTGGATGAACTCTTGCCCACCGCCGAGGAGTATGGTGAACACCACGTCGCCATAACCGGGGTGATAGCAGGCATGATTGTTATGGCAATAAGCTTGGTGATGCTCTCATGAACAGTGTGCTTGAGACCTCCCGGTTGCTTCTCAGAGAAATGAATCAGGCTGACTATCCCTCCATCGCAGCCATCGTCCAGGAAGAAAAGACCATGTATGCATACGAGGGACCTTTCAGCGATGCTGAGACACAGGCATGGTTGGAGAAAAATCGTGTGCGATATAAGATGGATGGCTTCGGCCTTTGGGCAGTCATCCTGCGTGAAACAGGACTCATGATCGGGATGGCAGGCCTAAGCTGGCAATCGATCGACCAAACCCAGGTCCTCGAGATAGGATACCTGTTCAACAAACACTACTGGGGGATGGGGTTTGCAACCGAGGCGGCCAAAGCGTGCAAGGAGTATGCCTTTACGGTTTTGGATGCGAAGGAAGTCTATTCCATCATCCGGGACACGAATATCGCCTCGATGAATGTGGCGATCCGTAGCGGTATGCTTGTGAGAAGCAGATTCATCAAGCAGTATCGAGGTGTCTTAATGCCCCATTTAGTGTTTTCTGCCAAACGGCTGAACACATAGGATTCTTAATCCCTTACTTCCTGCTCTCAGAGGAAAAACTGCCTCGAATTGGTTGCCTTCTTCGGAAGGCAATTTTTTTCGTTGACGGATTGGCGAGTAGGATATACGATAAAGAGACTGATTAAATGATTAATCAAACACTTAAGGAGGAATGTATGAACTTGAAACACACCAAGGGGGTAGTCCGCACTCTCGCCCTGTTGCTTGTTCTTGTGCTGAGTATGTCGATGGCATTTTCACAGGGAGCCGCTGAGAGTACAACACCAGCTGGGCCTGTAGCTATGACGATTGCAACCTGGACAAGCAACGCAGATCAGATTGCCTTGCTCGATTCTTTTGTCCAAGGCTTTGCCAAGGAAAAGGGCATAGAGATTAAGGCAACCTTTGAATCGATTCCCTTTGCCGAGTACAACACCAAGCTCTCCCTCGAACTGCAGGGAGCCAGTGGACCCGATCTGTTCTGGGTTTTGGAAACTGCAGCCCCTGCCTTCATTCAGAGTGGACTGCTAGCCAAACTCAACGACGGCATGAAGGCCTACGATCCCACCGACATCTCCAGCGATGCCCTGGAACTGTGGAGCAAGGGTGGCAATGTGTACGCCATTCCCTTCTCGACCTCTCCCTTCTTCATCCTGTACAACAAGGACCTGTTTGCAAAGGCCGGCCTGAAGACTCCCGAGCAGTATGCCGCCGAAGGCACCTGGAACTGGGAAACCTTCAGAACCGTCAGCAAGACGATTAAGGACAAGACCGGTGTCTGGGCCCTGCAGACCGTCGATGGTCAGGGCTATGACGCCCGTATCCTGCACAACCTTGCTCCAATGGTACGCTCCTACGGTGGAGACTTCTGGACCGAGGACGGCAAGGTGCTGGTCAATAGTGCTGAGTCGGTAGCCGCAGTCACACTGTTCCACAACATGGTGTATCAGGATGCCTCTGTGGTACCTCCTGGAAACCAGAGCGACTTCTTTGCCGGCAATGCAGCGATGACCATTGGTCAAATCTCACGTGTATCCAAGCTCAACGGAGCGACATTTGCTTGGGGCCTTGCTCCGATGCCCGCAGGTCCTAAGGGTGAATCCCCGGTGATCGGCCAAGCAGCCATTGGTGCAAATTCCAAAGGCAAGAACGTAGCCCTTGCAAGTGAATTGGTTGGCTACATGACCAACAAGAGCTCGGTTGCTGCCATGGCAGGCATTTGGCCGCCGGCCCGCAAATCCGTACTTGAGTCCGAAGCCTTCCTCACCTCCAATAAGAGTGTGACCAAAGAGCAGATGCAACTGGCCGTTGCCGACTCCATCAAGAATGGCCGTGTACTTCCCAGTCATGTGAAGTACCCCCAGATCGAGGTCGAGTCGAAGATGATCTTTGACAAGCTGTGGAACGCCAATGCAAA contains the following coding sequences:
- a CDS encoding ABC transporter substrate-binding protein, whose translation is MNLKHTKGVVRTLALLLVLVLSMSMAFSQGAAESTTPAGPVAMTIATWTSNADQIALLDSFVQGFAKEKGIEIKATFESIPFAEYNTKLSLELQGASGPDLFWVLETAAPAFIQSGLLAKLNDGMKAYDPTDISSDALELWSKGGNVYAIPFSTSPFFILYNKDLFAKAGLKTPEQYAAEGTWNWETFRTVSKTIKDKTGVWALQTVDGQGYDARILHNLAPMVRSYGGDFWTEDGKVLVNSAESVAAVTLFHNMVYQDASVVPPGNQSDFFAGNAAMTIGQISRVSKLNGATFAWGLAPMPAGPKGESPVIGQAAIGANSKGKNVALASELVGYMTNKSSVAAMAGIWPPARKSVLESEAFLTSNKSVTKEQMQLAVADSIKNGRVLPSHVKYPQIEVESKMIFDKLWNANANVKAILDEVAAVYAKYTK
- a CDS encoding GNAT family N-acetyltransferase, with product MNSVLETSRLLLREMNQADYPSIAAIVQEEKTMYAYEGPFSDAETQAWLEKNRVRYKMDGFGLWAVILRETGLMIGMAGLSWQSIDQTQVLEIGYLFNKHYWGMGFATEAAKACKEYAFTVLDAKEVYSIIRDTNIASMNVAIRSGMLVRSRFIKQYRGVLMPHLVFSAKRLNT
- the zupT gene encoding zinc transporter ZupT; its protein translation is MYEFDVSTLLFAFGLTVFAGLGTGVGSLMSFFSKKFNPKFLAAALGFSAGVMIYVAMIEIFVKARQSLEGALGAKMGYALTTIAFFAGIAIIAIIDKIIPDYENPHEIQDHGSATKPFVDANDSKLMRMGFFSALAIAIHNFPEGLATFMAAVSEPSLGISIAVAIAIHNIPEGVAVSAPIYYATKSRKKAFWFSLLSGLAEPVGAFIGFFLLRRWFNDITFGFVFAAVAGIMVYISLDELLPTAEEYGEHHVAITGVIAGMIVMAISLVMLS